A single genomic interval of Macaca nemestrina isolate mMacNem1 chromosome 14, mMacNem.hap1, whole genome shotgun sequence harbors:
- the PGAP4 gene encoding post-GPI attachment to proteins factor 4 codes for MSTSTSPAAMLLRRLRRLSWGSTAVQLFILTVVTFGLLAPLACHRLLHSYFYLRHWHLNQMSQEFLQQSLKEGEAALHYFEELPSANGSVPIVWQATPRPWLVITIITVDRQPGFHYVLQVVSQFHRLLQQCGPQCEGHQLFLCNVERSVSHFDAKLLSKYVPVANRYEGTEDDYGDDPSTNSFEKEKQDYVYCLESSLQTYNPDYVLMVEDDAVPEEQIFPVLEHLLRARFSEPHLRDALYLKLYHPERLQHYINPEPMRILEWVGVGMLLGPLLTWIYMRFASRPGFSWPVMLFFSLYSMGLVELVGRHYFLELRRLSPSLYSVVPASQCCTPAMLFPAPAARRTLTYLSQVYCHKGFGKDMALYSLLRAKGERAYVVEPNLVKHIGLFSSLRYNFHPSLL; via the coding sequence ATGAGCACTTCAACCTCTCCAGCTGCCATGCTCCTCCGGAGGCTGCGGCGACTCTCCTGGGGCAGCACCGCTGTCCAGCTCTTCATCCTAACAGTGGTGACATTTGGCCTGCTGGCCCCCCTGGCCTGTCACCGACTTCTACACTCTTACTTCTATCTGCGCCATTGGCATCTGAACCAAATGAGCCAAGAGTTCCTGCAGCAAAGCTTGAAAGAGGGCGAGGCTGCTCTCCACTATTTTGAGGAGCTTCCCTCTGCCAATGGCTCAGTGCCCATTGTCTGGCAGGCCACCCCCCGGCCCTGGCTGGTGATCACCATCATCACCGTGGACAGACAGCCTGGCTTCCACTACGTCCTGCAGGTGGTGTCCCAGTTCCACCGGCTTCTTCAGCAATGTGGCCCCCAGTGCGAGGGGCACCAGCTCTTCCTGTGCAACGTGGAGCGCAGTGTGAGCCATTTTGATGCCAAGTTGCTCTCCAAGTACGTCCCTGTGGCCAATCGCTATGAGGGCACTGAGGATGATTATGGTGATGACCCTTCAACCAACTCATTTGAGAAAGAGAAGCAGGACTATGTCTATTGCCTGGAGTCATCCCTGCAGACCTACAACCCAGACTACGTCCTGATGGTGGAAGACGATGCTGTTCCAGAAGAGCAGATCTTCCCAGTCTTGGAGCATCTTCTGCGGGCTCGCTTCTCTGAGCCACATCTCAGAGATGCCCTTTATCTCAAGCTCTATCACCCCGAGAGGCTCCAGCACTACATCAACCCAGAGCCCATGCGGATCCTGGAGTGGGTTGGTGTAGGCATGTTGCTGGGGCCCTTACTAACCTGGATATACATGAGGTTTGCCAGCCGCCCAGGGTTTAGCTGGCCTGTAATGCTCTTCTTCTCCCTGTATAGCATGGGTCTGGTGGAGCTGGTGGGTCGGCACTATTTCCTGGAACTGCGGCGGCTGAGTCCTTCCCTGTACAGCGTGGTTCCTGCCTCTCAGTGTTGCACCCCAGCCATGCTCTTCCCTGCACCTGCGGCCCGCCGGACCCTCACCTACCTGTCCCAAGTGTACTGCCACAAGGGCTTTGGCAAGGACATGGCACTGTACTCGCTGTTGAGGGCCAAGGGAGAGAGGGCCTATGTAGTGGAGCCGAACCTCGTGAAACACATTGGGCTCTTCTCCAGTCTCCGGTACAACTTTCATCCCAGTCTCCTCTAG